The Syngnathus typhle isolate RoL2023-S1 ecotype Sweden linkage group LG16, RoL_Styp_1.0, whole genome shotgun sequence genome includes a region encoding these proteins:
- the dio2 gene encoding type II iodothyronine deiodinase, with the protein MWAVTSSQQRGGKGKRGEARRGEAKRGDRRRGEARNAMTGNLYAAAVSDRVQRDEMGMASEDLLVTLQILPAFFSICLFLALYDSMVLVKRIVSRLRCSRSAGSGKWRRMLTRAGIRSIWKSFLLDAYKKVKVGCEAPNSKVVKVTTDSSHRRKMIEPNQRGGGGGGGGGGGGGGRLGKPDECHLLDLESSGRPLVVNFGSATUPPFVSHLPTFVRLVEDFSHVADFVLVYIDEAHPSDGWAAPPMGPRSFAVRKHRSLEERLGAARQLIEHFSLPPQCQLVADCMDNNANVAYGVSNERVCIVQCRKVRYLGGKGPFFYNLNHVRQWLEQSYGKR; encoded by the exons ATGTGGGCAGTGACAAGTTCACAACAGAGGGGAGGCAAAGGgaagcgaggcgaggcgaggcgaggcgaagCGAAGCGAGGGGAccggaggcgaggcgaggcgcgcAATGCAATGACGGGCAACTTGTACGCAGCAGCTGTGAGCGATCGCGTGCAGAGGGACGAAATGGGCATGGCCAGCGAAGACCTGCTGGTGACCCTGCAAATATTACCCGCTTTCTTTTCCATTTGCCTTTTCCTGGCGCTCTACGACTCAATGGTGCTCGTCAAGCGCATTGTTTCGCGCTTGCGTTGCTCCAGGTCCGCCGGCTCGGGAAAGTGGCGTCGCATGTTGACAAGGGCTGGGATCCGCTCCATCTGGAAGAGTTTCTTGCTGGACGCTTACAAAAAG GTCAAAGTGGGCTGCGAGGCACCAAACTCCAAAGTGGTCAAGGTGACGACAGACAGTTCTCATCGGCGCAAGATGATCGAGCCTAACcagcgaggcggcggcggcggcggcggcggcggcggcggcggcggcgggaggcTCGGCAAGCCGGACGAATGCCACCTCCTGGATTTGGAATCGTCAGGTCGCCCTCTGGTGGTCAACTTTGGCTCAGCCACTTGACCCCCCTTTGTCAGCCACCTGCCCACCTTTGTGCGCTTGGTGGAAGACTTCAGCCACGTGGCTGACTTTGTGCTGGTGTACATCGACGAGGCTCATCCATCTGACGGCTGGGCGGCCCCGCCTATGGGCCCTCGCTCTTTCGCCGTACGCAAGCATCGAAGTTTAGAAGAGAGGCTGGGAGCGGCACGCCAGCTGATTGAGCACTTTTCTCTGCCCCCACAGTGTCAGCTGGTAGCTGACTGTATGGACAACAATGCTAATGTGGCTTACGGCGTTTCCAACGAACGCGTGTGCATAGTACAATGCAGAAAGGTACGCTATCTGGGCGGCAAGGGGCCTTTTTTTTACAATCTCAACCATGTGCGCCAGTGGCTGGAACAAAGCTATGGCAAACGGTAg